In Chrysoperla carnea chromosome 2, inChrCarn1.1, whole genome shotgun sequence, the following proteins share a genomic window:
- the LOC123293278 gene encoding serine palmitoyltransferase small subunit B has product MLKNISKFLHYWYFRYLMVTELYMVEKWERAVINGFFISLLCVLTYFNCTVTLSLTSKLTAELFDSSLGATEDDVLVGHTSHIFNDVSILGGSDLEL; this is encoded by the exons atgttgaaaaatattagtaaatttttacattattggtattttcgatatttaatgGTTACCGAATTATATATGGTGGAAAAATGGGAACGAGCTGTTATAA aTGGATTTTTCATCTCTTTGTTATGcgtattaacatattttaattgtacGGTCACATTAAGTTTAACATCTAAATTAACAGCAGAACTATTTGACAGTTCACTGGGTGCCACTGAAGATGATGTCCTGGTTGGTCATACAAGTCATATATTTAACGATGTATCGATTTTAGGTGGTAGTGATttagaattataa
- the LOC123292285 gene encoding zinc finger protein 718-like — protein MSFHSVCRLCANFTNEVDLVDIFGNKNDLESKIEQCFRLNLEIDNYQPKQVCIVCASKVHSYYEFFVQVQKAQLVFKSNQAPGPNLVETKVEVNDFDDEDNDTKFDANNLSYSGDENDPGGGSDDDYEDIKLESKQNILDFRTPKIKKKEVIVKIEESVSEIQELKKAFYKAVDKMSEKANGHLMTDETYQRFIRELEEAEAKTTPKTAIDYRRIKRFEILLTDDNVKKLIARRKKASETIKYYVPKSEMFELIRDAHLKCRHGALRGTERILKMKYKNLSREIIMVYLNLCQVCKNWKIGMRERLKLKEKQRQENSVNKPPPLALKCHQCGEIYHAEKDLREHFESVHEKQVEFICPECSKIFTHYLTFRNHVRSHKNEFKFRCEICDKFFSGNRELQRHKQRHNKIRKKYFCSSCGKGFLNDKYLTIHEKRAHSTPINDETGDDKDRIVRNHECDECHKMFASVHSLNNHKKVHAGVREHTCEHCGKSFIYKKYLDDHIASHNSERPFKCETCSASFKSKVNLRRHVALHTAVRSHQCHICGKKFLRKPALIEHSITHTDLYPFKCKFCDKSFRAKKNVVRHELLHTGEKPYSCDTCENRHFTCSSNYYSHMRRRHGMIRVKKEKSIAIVDKTNFFNENVVN, from the exons ATGTCTTTTCATTCAGTTTGTCGTTTATGTGCAAATTTTACAAACGAAGTTGATCTAGTCGATATATTCGGtaacaaaaatgatttagaaTCGAAAATTGAACAATGTTTTCGTTTAAACCTGGAAATTGATAATTATCAACCAAAACAAGTGTGTATTGTGTGTGCTTCTAAAGTGCATTCGTATTACGAGTTCTTTGTTCAAGTACAAAAAGCACAACTAGTCTTTAAATCAAATCAAGCACCAGGTCCGAATCTAGTTGAGACTAAAGTTGAAGTGAACGACTTCGATGATGAAGACAATGATACTAAATTTGATGCCAACAATTTAAGTTATTCAG GTGATGAAAATGATCCTGGTGGAGGCTCCGACGATGATTATGAAGATATTAAATTGGAATCAAAACAGAATATTTTG GATTTTCGGACGcctaagattaaaaaaaaagaagtaatcGTAAAGATAGAAGAATCAGTTTCag AAATTCAAGAATtgaaaaaagcattttataagGCGGTTGATAAAATGTCTGAAAAAGCCAACGGTCATTTAATGACAGATGAAACGTATCAACGATTTATACGTGAGCTAGAAGAAGCCGAAGCTAAAACAACACCAAAAACTGCAATCGATTATCGTCGAATAAAACGTTTTGAGATATTATTAACCGATGAtaatgtgaaaaaattaattgcacg ACGAAAGAAAGCCTCAGAaaccataaaatattatgtaccgaAGAGTGAAATGTTTGAACTAATACGAGACGCACATCTTAAATGTCGACATGGTGCGTTACGTGGCACtgaacgtattttaaaaatgaaatataaaaatttatcacgtGAAATTATTATGGTCTATTTGAATTTATGTCAAGTgtgtaaaaattggaaaattggaATGCGagaacgtttaaaattaaaagaaaaacaacgaCAAGAAAACTCAG tAAACAAACCACCGCCATTGGCGTTAAAATGCCATCAATGTGGAGAAATATATCATGCAGAAAAAGATTTACGTGAACATTTTGAAAGTGTCCATGAAAAACAAGTTGAATTTATTTGCCCagaatgttcaaaaatttttactcattATTTAACATTTCGTAATCATGTTCGAAgccataaaaatgaatttaaatttag ATGTGAAATATGTGATAAATTCTTTTCGGGAAATCGTGAACTACAAAGACATAAACAACGTCATAATAAAATtcgtaagaaatatttttgtagttcaTGTGGTAAAGGTTTcctaaatgataaatatttaacgaTCCATGAAAAACGAGCACATTCTACACCAATCAATGATGAGACGGGCGATGACAAGGATCGAATTGTTAGGAATCATGAATGCGATGAATGTCATAAAATGTTTGCATCCGTTCATAGtcttaataatcataaaaaagtaCATGCTG GAGTTCGAGAACATACGTGCGAACATTGTGGAaagagttttatttataaaaaatatctagaCGATCATATTGCATCTCATAATAGTGAAAGACCTTTTAAATGTGAAACATGTTCAGCCAG tttCAAGTCGAAAGTGAACTTACGACGTCATGTTGCCCTGCACACAGCCGTTAGATCACATCAATGTCACATCTGTGGGAAAAAATTCCTTCGAAAACCAGCATTAATCGAACATTCGATCACACACACAGATTTGTATccgtttaaatgtaaattttgtgataaaagttTTCGAGCGAAGAAAAATGTTGTG AGACACGAACTTTTGCATACCGGCGAAAAACCATACTCTTGTGATACTTGTGAAAATCGTCATTTTACATGCTCGTCGAATTATTACAGTCATATGAGACGACGTCATGGTATGATTCGAGTTAAAAAAGAGAAATCAATTGCAATAGTtgataaaacaaacttttttaatgaGAACGTTGTGAATTAA
- the LOC123294161 gene encoding zinc finger protein 492-like, with translation MEVGQIKNEIPENEECYNNIDSDCVINVKVESVDENDKQVCTISYENVKRENDLHTELIIKDEKLDKTVLGEQSFSCDICKKTYALQSSLVRHQRIHSGEKPFSCDICNKTFTQQFTLSAHKRIHSGENLFSCDIS, from the exons ATGGAAGTTGggcaaattaaaaatgaaataccaGAAAATGAAGAATGTTACAATAATATTGATAGTGATTGTGttattaatgttaaagttgaatctgttgatgaaaatgataaacaagTGTGTACAATTAGTTATGAAAATGTTAAACGTGAAAATGACTTACATACAGAACttattattaaagatgaaaaattagataaaactgTTTTAGGAGAacaatcattttcatgtgatatttgtaaaaaaacatatgCTTTACAAAGTTCTTTAGTTCGACATCAACGAATTCATAGTGGTGAAAAAccgttttcatgtgatatttgtaataaaacatttacccAGCAATTTACTTTAAGTGCACACAAACGTATTCATAGcggagaaaatttattttcatgtgatattt caTGA